The stretch of DNA TCTGCTGAGGAAACACCAAACTTATACTTTTCTAAAATTTCCGACAATGTTTTGTTTGCCGAATATTTTTATCGCTTCGGATTGAATAAGGATTTGACTCAGGCTCCTCCTAAATACAATGGTAGCTATCGCTATCTCTTTATCTTTGGTTCAGATAATAGTATTGCCGATGTTCTAAAACAGGTGGTTGCCTATAAATAAGATATACTTTGTTTTTAGGATCAAAGCTTTTCTATTCCGTTCGGTGTTTTTATTATTTTGTTTGCCTTTACGTTACGGCGTATTTCTTTATTTCTCTCTATTAGTTCCTTGTTTTTGTATGGGCGAGAATGATCCAGGTGTACGCAAATAGCTGAATATCTGATTTGTTTAGAATGTATTCCCATGTTAACCAGTCGCTCCCCAAACTCCCTGTCCAATCCTCCATATTGCATAGACTCGTTAAAACCATTGATAGCCAGCATGTCTTCTTTCCATCCTGATGAGTTGCAGCCATTCCATGAGGCTTTTGCGGGTGTGATGAAATTCATAAATGAAGCAAAGGTTTTAGACTTTAAGAGTTTAGTATTCTTGAAAGAACTCTTCAAGCCGTGTTGTCTTAGCCATTTAATATCGAATGCATTTTCGGAGATGATATCTTCATAAGTAATAGTTTTGCTGATCTCCATCGGTAATTTGGGATATCCGCCTGATAAGAAATATCCTTTTTCCGCATATCTTAAATGAGTCTCAATAAAATCCTTTCGAGGGATACAGTCGTGGTCTGTGAATATAAGGTATTCTGATTCTGAAGCTACTATGGCATCGTTTAGTATTTTGCACTTTCTGAAACCTTCATCTGCGTGCCAGATGTGCTTTATGTTCGGTAAATATTTATTCCTGAATTTATCTATTAATTCTCTGGTGTCTTCACCCGAGCCATCATCTGCAAGGATTAATTCGAATGTACTGTGAGTCTGTAGAGTATATCCCCATAAGGTTTTTTCTAACCATTCGGGATTATTGTAAGTTGATATGACAATCCCTATACTTTGAGGTTTTATATTTCTCATCTTATAATATATAGCCTGTAGATTTTAGTATGACCTTTTTGTAAGACAAAATTACAGTAAAAAAGTATATATCAACTATGATGTAGTAACTAAATGAAATGAGCTTTAAATAAGCCTCCTTGAATACTCAAGGAGGCTGCGCCTGCAGTTTGCTAAATTGTCTGTGTTAATGTCAGGCGTCTGCATATACATAAATTACTTTCGTGTATATTCCTACTCCAAAAAACATTTAGCTTTTTGACTTATTCCAATTTTATCTATACTATAGACGTAAAATTGTATATCTTTTTTAAGAGGGAATTATAGTTTTTCTTATTTACTGTGAATAACAAATCTTTTCTTGGTAGGAAAATATAGAGTTATGCAGTTTTAATAAATTTATGTAAAAGTTTCCCTTATGTTTTAATCTTCAATACCTCGTGTAATTAATAACAAAAGTAACTTTTATTTTTATATTATCAAGTGATTTGATATAAAAAAAGAGAAAAATTATACTTGTTTTTAATCATTCTATATTGTGCTATGATTGGTAGTTAGGTGTAGTCTGTGTGTAATTTATATAGGCTAATGTAATTTTTGATTGTAAAATAAAATAGTATAGGAAGGTATTCAATTTGGTTAAAAGCGTTATATTGTTAATAACTAATTAGTATCATGTTTTTTAGTTTTATTAAAAAAAATTATTTTTGCTATCCGAAGATTTTAAATAAAAAATAATAGACGATGACTAAAACACTTCTAATATTTAAAGAGGGAATAGCAAAATCGCAAAAAGTAAGAGAGAGACTTGTGAAAAATATTGATAGACAAACTGATACAGAGATTACACTGAACTTATCGGATTTGGATTTTGATTTCAATAGAAAAGAGGTGAAAATTTCGCACTATATTAAAGATACAGAATATCCGGATGTCGTTCTTAAATTTAATGATTTTATATCATTAGTTCAGAGCTAATTGAATATCTCTAATATAAGAGGTTAAGATCTTTGGTGTAAAGAACACTTTTAAAAGACTTTCCTCCTTTCCTTTTTATATTATAAGAATTATGTTTAATCATATCAGATATGGTTAGACATTTTTATTGTCATTCTCGATTAATCCTTAGAAGGTGATTATCGTTAAAAATGATACCCTTATATTCAGGATTCTCTCAAAAAGTTGTAAAAGGTGAAATGATCTCTTATATTTGTATTATAAGAAGTAAAATACTATAAAAAACTGTTATTTTTTAGGATGATTAGATTTATTATAAATGGTTTATAATAAAGTCTAGTCGATTAAGATAAGAGCTTTTACATTTTCTAGGGATTTTAGATTATCTACTCTGAGATGATTCGTGAAGTAAAAATAGATTCATTTGATGATATCTGTTCATCATTTAGTATTTGGATTATCAAGTATTGTTCGCAGAATTATACTTTTCCATTGTATATGGTTTGGTATAGTGATACGGATGTAGAGGGGCGTCATGCCTTCATGCTTGATAAATCAGGATGTATTTTTGCTGTTACTGATTTAGTGAAGATAAAAGAGACACTACTGAAGAATATAGATAAAATTCAACAACCAAACAATTTGATGAATTGGTTAGCTTGCTTTGGAGATATCATACCTGAGTATGTCGAATCTTATAATGTAGGACAAATAGAAAATAATATACGGGGGAATGATTTCTACGATGAGTCAATAACCCAATTTATAGGCTTTATTAATTTGTTTGGAGATTTTGTATACCAGTCGAAAGATAACCTTCTTTATGAAAGAGACTTGAATAATAAGTATATAAGCATGGTATACAAATACTACGATCAATATATTCAATCATCAAATTATAAGATCAAAGAACAATATAATCAGAAGGATAAACCGCGGTTGGAGATAAATCATCTGGAGTTACTGCATGCTTTTATCAAGATTAGGTATGTTATCGAAGAAAATATTTCAGTCGCCTATTTACAAAACACTGTTCAGTCCCTATAATGTCTGATCTAAAGATGAACGACTTCCTAAAATCCTGACAACTTTAAGTTGTAATATAAAAATAGATTATAAACTTCTGTTTTATTTCTATTTAAGTGTTTGTTTATTAAGGCGTTTTAAAATGTTTATGTTCTAAAAATACATAAGGAAATATAGTTAATTAACAAAATAAATTGAACTTTATTCTACTACTTATGGTTATATAACATGTAGTTTTGTAAAGTTTGTGTTAAGGCATGAGAAAGTCCTACGACGTGATGTTGTGGGCTTTTTTTATTTGTACATGTGTGATCGACTCGTATTAATAATATACAACAATAAGGAATAATTGCTGACTATTTTTTATCTTTATCAACACGAACTAAGTAAATAATAAAAAAGGAAGGGTCGTTATTGAAAATGGAATTACGGACAGTAAATGTTACACGCTATATAACTCCTTTACGCGAAGGAGGCTCTTTGCCTGCACTGGCAGAAGGTGACGATGGATTCAAATATGTAGTCAAATTCAGAGGGGCCGGGCATGGTACAAAAATGCTAGTTAGTGAATTGGTTGGTAGTCTTATTGCTCAAACACTCGGCTTTCGTGTTCCGGAAATAGTATTTATCAATCTGGATGAGGCTTTTGGACGTACCGAGGGTGATGAAGAGATACAAGACCTCTTGCAGGCTAGTCGTGGTTTAAATATGGGACTGCATTTTTTGTCAGGAGCGTTAACTTTCGATCCCGTAGCTGTGCAGATTGATCGTAAAACAGCCTCTCAAATAGTATGGATGGATGCCCTGTTGACAAATGTAGACCGCACAACCAAAAATACCAATATGCTGATGTGGCACAAAGAACTATGGCTTATCGATCATGGAGCGTCGCTTTATTTTCACCACTCGTGGGTAAATTGGGAGAAATATGCGCTAAGCCCTTTTACTCAAGTTAAAGATCATGTATTGCTGCCTTATGCTTTAGAATTGGAGGAGGTTGATAAGGCTTTTAAAGAGATTCTTGTACCGGAGAAAATAGAAGAGATTGTTGCTTTGCTACCGGATGATTGGTTGCATTGGGGTGAGGAAGGTGAAACTCCCGCAGATATACGTCGGGTATATGTAAACTTCCTGAAGGAGAGATTGGCACATTCAGAAATATTTATAAAAGAAGCACAACATGCCAGGGAAACACTTCTATGAATATGCTGTTATTCGTGTTGTGCCAAGGGTAGAACGCGAAGAGTTTATCAATGTTGGGCTTATTATGTACTGCAAAAGGGCTAAATATATAAAGGCTCGTTATGTGTTGGATGAGAATAAGTTGCGTTTGTTTTCGTCTGAGTTAGATTTAGAATCATTATCTATCAATTTAGAAGTGTTTGATAAAATATGCTCCGGAACAAAAGTAGGGGGTAAAATTGCATCTTACGAAATATCGGATCGGTACCGTTGGCTTACTGCCGTTCGTAGCACTTCTATACAAACATCTACTTCTCGTTCGGGATTCTCAGACGATTTGGATGATACTTTCGAGAGGTTATACAACGAATTAGTTCTGTGATTGATAAAAGAGTCAGTCCATTTTCTATTCGAATTTATAAAAAATTACATCACCTTTATAGCAATAGAGATGAGGCGATCTGAACAGATGCTATACTGTTGTGTTTAATAATATATATCCAGTCTGAAAAAAGGATAAGATTATATAAAAGGGTTTTGTTTGATTATATTTGAGGATTGTATTATATTTATGATTAAGTAGTATACAATACCAGAAAATAAAGAAAAACCAATCCTTCTTGTTTACAAAAGAGTAATATATTTATTCTGTAATATACCATTGTAACCTAAAAATACGAGTTTATAATACGATGAAAATATCTACATTGGCTATACTTTCAATGTCTCTTTTAATATTCACTGCAATGTTGTTCGGCTGTAGAGGAGGGCAGGAAAACGAAAGAATACAGTTGTTTATTCAATCTGCGGATATCGGTGACTGTAAGCTCAAAGGTTCGATGTCTTATGATTCTCTGAAAGGTGTCTATACGTTAAAGGGAGCAGGAGCTAATATGTGGGGCGGCCTGGATGCTTTTCATTTTGCATGGCTTGAGAAAGATGGAGACTTTGTTTTACGGGCAAATATTATGTTTGAAGGAGACGGAGTAAATACTCATCGCAAGATTGGTATACAAGTTCGAGAGACGTTAGATGCCGATTCTCGCTATGCTGATATTGCCGTTCATGGAGATGGGCTTACTTCCTTGCAATACAGGATGGTTAAAGGTGGCGTTACTGAAGAGCTTGTTTCAGCCAATAGAGCTCCTAGTCAAATAGAATTTGAGCGGAAAGGAAATCTTTTTAGGATGAAGACCGGAACAAGTTTAACTCCTCAAATAGCCGATAATGAGATAGAAATACAACTGCCTGCTAAATGTTACATCGGGATATTTATCTGTTCGCATGAAGAAAATATTTTAGAAACAGCATACTTCTCAAATGTTGTATTAGAATAATGCTTTTGCCTCGCTTATTCGTTTACAATATCGCTCAGAAATTCGCCTAACGGATGCATTATCTTATATATTTTAGCGGCGTATTCTGCAAAATCTTCACTCAATAATTGTTCTTTAGATATAGGTTTGCATACATAGAAGCGTTTGAGTTTTAGATATTCTGCTGCAGGATGGTTTTTGTCAAATCCATTTGGTACACGTTGAAGCGTATCCTCGTCACGATATAGATCTCCTATTTCTTGTTTAAAGTTTTTATCGTTCAATATATCACTGAATGTGTCAAAATCTTCATAGATACCACGTCTTATTTTCTTTAGTTGCGTACCATCAAGCATATAATATCCTAAAGAGAGGAATAGTTCGTCAGGATCGATATGCATATAATAGCCTGATGCCTGATCTGCTGTGCGAGCGCGAAAGATAGCACCAAAATGAGTTTTGTATGGTGATTTGTCTTGTGAGAAACGAACATCCCTATAGATACGGAAAAGACATTTCTTTGGATCGATATGTCCAATTTCAGGATCGAATGTTGCTATTTTTAATGCCGTTTCGCCTACCAATAATTCAACATCCTTGCGGGCACGTTCGTACCACGATTTATTTTCAGTAAACCATTCACGATTGTTATTCTTTTTTAATTCCAGAAGGAATTTTAGCGTATCTTCTTTTAGCATAATTTTATTCTTTTGAAGTATAGACTTGATGTTCTATTGAAAACGATATTCTAAGTAGTTTTATATCAGATATATCTTTAACTAGCTTTTTATCAGCATAAAGATATTCTAATTTTCAACAAGAGCTTCTCTTTTTAATTGTAAATTTTATATATTTGAAGAAATATACAACACAAGCTGAACCAAAACACATACTTAAAATGAAAAAAATAGGAATATCATTTTTTTTACTCACCTTGTTTTGTGCCCATAGCGCACTATATAGTCAAAATAGTTTACAAGTAGAGATATACCCTCGTCAGAAAGTGATTCTTAGTTACGAAAAATTCGATATGAATGCTTTTCGCAATCAGGTAGCGCAATCAGGTAGCCTTGATTATGTTTACACCGAGCCGGACGGTACGCAAAAACGTATATCGAACCTCCGTAAAGGGCTGCCTATAGAGGTGTATGAAGTGCCGCCCTTGCCTGCCGTATATCGTATATTCAAAGAGTTTTATCCCAATGGGAGTTTAAAACGAAAAGGAATATATTTGCCTCATCAGTTTCCTATCGGTAAATGGCTTGAATGTGATGAGCAGGGAAACTGTAGTGTCATCAATTATGATCTATACAGAGGAGCTTTTGGTTATAACAGTTTGCTTAAAGCCCTAGAAGATAAAGGCTACATAAATACTCTGGGTGGAGGTGATAACTGGTCTTTTATTGTGTGGTACAATGATAATTCGCATCAGTGGGGAGTTAAGCTGCAAAAAGGTTCTAAGTATAGAATGCTTCAGATTGATGCTAATTCCGGAGATATTCAGAGTGAGGCAGAGCATGAGGTGAAGCCGACCAACACATCAGTTTATGGTGATTACAATGCTTTTGGCGATTATTAATGTAAGGTTATAAAGAAATAAGGAAGGTATTTGAGATCTCAAATACCTTCCTTTATTTTATTTCAAATGGTGCTTGTTCTTAACTGTTGAAGTGATATAGGAATATAACAGTTTCTTCCAATGCACTTTTAGGAGAATCTTTTATCTCCAATACAACTTTTATCTCAGCTTTGGCAATACCCCTTAAGTTAACTAATGAGTCTAATTTTACTCTTAGGCGAACTTCGTTTCCTGCGACTACGGGTTGATTGAATTTTAGTTTTTCAATGCCATAGTTGATAAGCATTTTTATATTATTTACTTCTATGATCTGATCCCATAGATAAGGTAATATCGAAACCATCAGATAACCATGCGCGATAGTACTTTTAAAAGGGCTTTCTACTTTAGCTCTTTCTACATCTACGTGAATCCATTGGTAGTCTAGTGTAGCTTCTGCGAACAGGTTGATACGTTCTTGTGTAATTTTAAGGTAATCAGAAACACCAAGTTCTTTACCTACATATTGTTCAAAGTCTTGATACGAATTAATGATAACTTTACTCATAAGAATAGTTTATTAACAAACAGTCTATAAAATTATTGATATTAACCGAGATCACCAAATAAATATGGCTTTGGATTAAAAACATGATAATATTTTACTCATAATATTCCACCTAGTAAATAATTTCGTTTAGTTACAAAATTATTATTTTATAAAGAGTGATATTAAAAAATAATAAGAATAAATATGTAGATTTGCATAACTATACATTCTGTATAGTGTGTTGATCCAGGTAGTTTGTGTCCAATAAACATTCTAGTATTAAATAAATATATATGCGGGTTTTTATTACAGGAGGTACAGGGTTAATCGGTACGTTATTAGTCAAGGCCTTATTAGTGCAAAATCATAAGATCACGGTTTTGAGCAGAGATGTAGTCAAAGCAAAACAAAAGCTGGGATCAGATGTCGAATATTGTCAATCATTAGATGGACTAGATTCGTTAGATGGTTATGATGTGATTATAAACTTGGCGGGCGAATCTATTGCCGGTAAACGATGGACAGCAAAGCAAAAGGAGGGCATGTGTGATAGTCGCTGGGATACAACCCGTCGTTTAACCGAACTGATCAAATTGAGCAACACTCCTCCTTCTATATTTATTTCAGGATCTGCTGTTGGTTATTACGGACTTCAGGATGATGATGCAATAAATGAAAATTCGGAACCCGGAGAAGGGTTTACTCATTTGCTATGCAAGAAATGGGAGGCTTTGGCAATGGCTGCAGACAACAGACATACGCGTGTATGTATCCTGCGAACAGGTATCGTTTTATCTAAAGACGGGGGAATGTTGCCCAAGCTAGTTCTTCCTTTTAAGTTGGGGCTTGGTGCTGTAATAGCATCCGGAAGCCAGTATATATCATGGATTCATATTCAGGATATGGTTAACGGTATATTGTTTTTGATAGACACTCCCGAAGCAAGAGGAGCTTTTAATTTTACTTCTCCTAATCCGATTACCAATAGACGTTTTGCAAAAGTGCTGTCACGAACTTTATTTCGTCCATGTTTATTTAAAATACCATCATTTGTGATAAAAATAATGATGGGTGAAAGTGCAACATTGCTTATAGATGGGCAACGTGCTATTCCTCAACATTTATTGGATAAACATTACCGTTTTGCCTTCGAACATATTGATGAGGCTTTGGCTGATATATTAGTCAAGAAAATATAACTCGTCAATTGAAGGTAAAAGCATAGTTGAATACAATTGATAGATAGTTCTTTTTTATCTTTTATAATAATGCCCTTGAATAATGAAACTAACAAAGATTTTTCTGTTTACTATTCTCTTT from Dysgonomonas mossii encodes:
- a CDS encoding glycosyltransferase family 2 protein translates to MRNIKPQSIGIVISTYNNPEWLEKTLWGYTLQTHSTFELILADDGSGEDTRELIDKFRNKYLPNIKHIWHADEGFRKCKILNDAIVASESEYLIFTDHDCIPRKDFIETHLRYAEKGYFLSGGYPKLPMEISKTITYEDIISENAFDIKWLRQHGLKSSFKNTKLLKSKTFASFMNFITPAKASWNGCNSSGWKEDMLAINGFNESMQYGGLDREFGERLVNMGIHSKQIRYSAICVHLDHSRPYKNKELIERNKEIRRNVKANKIIKTPNGIEKL
- a CDS encoding HipA family kinase — its product is MELRTVNVTRYITPLREGGSLPALAEGDDGFKYVVKFRGAGHGTKMLVSELVGSLIAQTLGFRVPEIVFINLDEAFGRTEGDEEIQDLLQASRGLNMGLHFLSGALTFDPVAVQIDRKTASQIVWMDALLTNVDRTTKNTNMLMWHKELWLIDHGASLYFHHSWVNWEKYALSPFTQVKDHVLLPYALELEEVDKAFKEILVPEKIEEIVALLPDDWLHWGEEGETPADIRRVYVNFLKERLAHSEIFIKEAQHARETLL
- a CDS encoding DUF3037 domain-containing protein encodes the protein MPGKHFYEYAVIRVVPRVEREEFINVGLIMYCKRAKYIKARYVLDENKLRLFSSELDLESLSINLEVFDKICSGTKVGGKIASYEISDRYRWLTAVRSTSIQTSTSRSGFSDDLDDTFERLYNELVL
- a CDS encoding DUF2461 domain-containing protein → MLKEDTLKFLLELKKNNNREWFTENKSWYERARKDVELLVGETALKIATFDPEIGHIDPKKCLFRIYRDVRFSQDKSPYKTHFGAIFRARTADQASGYYMHIDPDELFLSLGYYMLDGTQLKKIRRGIYEDFDTFSDILNDKNFKQEIGDLYRDEDTLQRVPNGFDKNHPAAEYLKLKRFYVCKPISKEQLLSEDFAEYAAKIYKIMHPLGEFLSDIVNE
- a CDS encoding MaoC family dehydratase, whose product is MSKVIINSYQDFEQYVGKELGVSDYLKITQERINLFAEATLDYQWIHVDVERAKVESPFKSTIAHGYLMVSILPYLWDQIIEVNNIKMLINYGIEKLKFNQPVVAGNEVRLRVKLDSLVNLRGIAKAEIKVVLEIKDSPKSALEETVIFLYHFNS
- a CDS encoding TIGR01777 family oxidoreductase, coding for MRVFITGGTGLIGTLLVKALLVQNHKITVLSRDVVKAKQKLGSDVEYCQSLDGLDSLDGYDVIINLAGESIAGKRWTAKQKEGMCDSRWDTTRRLTELIKLSNTPPSIFISGSAVGYYGLQDDDAINENSEPGEGFTHLLCKKWEALAMAADNRHTRVCILRTGIVLSKDGGMLPKLVLPFKLGLGAVIASGSQYISWIHIQDMVNGILFLIDTPEARGAFNFTSPNPITNRRFAKVLSRTLFRPCLFKIPSFVIKIMMGESATLLIDGQRAIPQHLLDKHYRFAFEHIDEALADILVKKI